In Methanobacteriales archaeon HGW-Methanobacteriales-1, the following are encoded in one genomic region:
- the frhG gene encoding coenzyme F420 hydrogenase subunit gamma — protein sequence MSLISKLKGLLGIGAKPANEEPKPAKSGQVGASEQEVEKVAEENAKPRIGYIHLSGCTGDIMSLSENYDILAELLTNMVDIVYGQTLADVWEMPEMDLALVEGSVCLQDEHSLHELMEVREKAAMVCAYGSCSATGCFTRYSRGGQQARPDHESFVPIADLIKVDCAIPGCPPSPEIIAKTVVALINGDMDYLQPMIDLAGMTEGCGCDLQKYVVNQALCIGCGTCAMACQTRAVSMTNGRPEVNGDRCVKCGICYVQCPRSWFPEEQIKKDLGL from the coding sequence ATGAGCTTGATTTCCAAATTAAAGGGATTATTAGGAATAGGGGCTAAACCAGCTAATGAGGAGCCTAAACCAGCAAAATCAGGACAAGTTGGAGCTTCAGAACAGGAGGTTGAAAAAGTGGCCGAAGAAAATGCAAAACCAAGAATTGGTTACATTCACTTGAGTGGATGTACCGGAGACATTATGTCGTTAAGTGAAAACTACGACATTCTCGCCGAATTACTCACCAACATGGTGGATATTGTTTATGGACAAACCCTAGCAGATGTATGGGAAATGCCGGAAATGGATCTGGCACTCGTAGAAGGGTCTGTCTGTTTGCAGGATGAACATAGCCTGCATGAATTAATGGAAGTAAGGGAAAAAGCAGCAATGGTATGTGCTTATGGATCATGTTCCGCTACCGGATGTTTCACCAGATACTCTCGGGGTGGACAACAAGCAAGACCAGATCACGAATCATTCGTACCTATTGCTGATTTGATTAAAGTGGACTGTGCAATACCAGGATGTCCACCTTCCCCAGAAATTATCGCTAAAACAGTAGTAGCCTTAATTAATGGAGACATGGACTATTTACAGCCTATGATAGATTTAGCAGGAATGACCGAAGGATGTGGATGCGATCTGCAAAAATACGTGGTCAACCAGGCTTTATGTATCGGATGCGGTACCTGTGCCATGGCCTGCCAAACCAGAGCCGTTAGTATGACTAATGGGCGACCAGAAGTTAATGGTGACCGATGTGTAAAATGCGGAATCTGTTATGTACAGTGCCCACGAAGTTGGTTCCCAGAAGAACAAATCAAAAAGGACTTAGGACTATAG
- a CDS encoding proteasome assembly chaperone family protein, translating into MITKTECCTIKSEDIEDAIVLEGSPGGGLIGNIIGWLLVEDLKMKEIGYIESKYFPPLAVLYKGVALHPFRIYEAEGLVLFLSDFIVPPNVVYDMTSSIVDWMDRNNSKELITFNSMVVREKSQATAAAGNSDDSTKRLEDMGLPILPFGNINGLSGTLLTQCASKNIPASCLFAEILNPYPDPRAAAGVVDTLNTMLDISIDPDPLLQEAQEIESRLKKLAETVQNEPESPIYM; encoded by the coding sequence ATGATAACTAAAACTGAGTGCTGTACAATTAAATCAGAAGATATTGAAGATGCCATTGTACTTGAAGGATCTCCGGGTGGAGGTTTGATTGGAAATATAATTGGTTGGCTTTTAGTAGAAGACCTCAAGATGAAGGAAATAGGATATATAGAATCCAAATATTTTCCACCATTAGCTGTTCTCTACAAAGGGGTCGCTTTGCATCCTTTTAGAATTTATGAAGCTGAAGGATTAGTTTTATTCCTATCCGATTTTATTGTACCACCTAATGTTGTATATGACATGACTAGCTCCATTGTGGACTGGATGGATAGAAACAATAGTAAAGAACTGATAACATTTAACAGCATGGTTGTTAGGGAAAAAAGTCAGGCTACCGCCGCTGCAGGGAATAGTGATGATTCTACTAAACGATTAGAAGATATGGGGCTTCCAATATTGCCATTTGGAAATATAAATGGTCTATCTGGAACTTTACTAACACAGTGTGCTTCAAAAAACATACCTGCATCCTGTCTCTTTGCAGAAATATTAAATCCTTATCCTGACCCTCGAGCTGCTGCTGGAGTGGTAGATACATTAAATACTATGTTAGACATCAGCATAGATCCAGATCCATTGTTACAAGAAGCTCAGGAAATAGAATCACGACTTAAAAAGCTAGCTGAAACAGTTCAAAACGAACCAGAATCTCCAATATATATGTAA
- the frhB gene encoding coenzyme F420 hydrogenase subunit beta, with amino-acid sequence MVLGTYKEIVSARATDKQIQKVSQDGGIVTGLLAFALEEKIIEGAVVAGPTDEFWKPEPMVAMSADEIIAAAGTKYTFSPNVMMLKKAVRQYGIEKLGTVAIPCQTMGIRKMQSYPFGVRFLADKIKLLIGIYCMENFPYASLETFISEKMGISMELVEKMDIGKGKFWVYTQDEVLSIPLKETHGYEQSGCNVCLDYVAELGDVSTGSVGSPDGWSTVITRTDGGDSIFKQAVEAGAFETKDIANVKPGLDLLQKLSAQKKEKNQKTIDKRKEMGLPVPF; translated from the coding sequence ATGGTTTTAGGTACTTACAAAGAAATAGTCTCTGCAAGAGCAACCGATAAACAAATCCAAAAAGTCTCTCAAGACGGTGGAATTGTCACCGGTTTATTAGCCTTTGCACTAGAAGAAAAAATCATTGAAGGAGCCGTAGTTGCTGGACCTACTGATGAATTCTGGAAACCAGAACCAATGGTAGCCATGTCTGCTGATGAGATCATCGCAGCTGCCGGTACCAAGTACACTTTCTCCCCTAACGTAATGATGTTAAAGAAAGCTGTACGGCAATACGGTATTGAAAAATTAGGAACTGTTGCTATTCCATGTCAAACCATGGGTATCAGAAAAATGCAGTCCTACCCATTCGGTGTACGATTCTTAGCTGATAAGATCAAGTTATTGATTGGTATTTACTGTATGGAAAACTTCCCATATGCTTCTCTAGAAACTTTCATCTCAGAGAAAATGGGAATCAGTATGGAATTAGTAGAAAAAATGGACATTGGTAAAGGTAAATTCTGGGTATACACTCAGGACGAAGTCTTAAGCATACCACTTAAAGAAACCCACGGATATGAACAAAGCGGATGTAATGTCTGTCTGGACTACGTGGCTGAATTAGGTGATGTGTCCACTGGATCTGTTGGTTCACCTGATGGATGGTCCACAGTTATTACCAGAACCGATGGTGGGGACTCTATCTTCAAACAAGCAGTTGAAGCAGGAGCATTCGAGACCAAAGACATTGCTAATGTTAAACCTGGACTCGACCTTCTACAAAAATTATCTGCTCAGAAGAAAGAGAAAAACCAGAAAACCATCGACAAGAGAAAAGAAATGGGACTACCAGTACCATTCTAA
- the frhA gene encoding coenzyme F420 hydrogenase subunit alpha — translation MSERIVISPTSRQEGHAELVMEVDDEGIVTKGRYFSITPVRGLEKIVTGKAPETAPVIVQRICGVCPIPHTLASVEAIDDSLDIEVPKAGQQLRELTLMAHDVNSHAIHHFLIAADFVPENLMAAAINSVSEIRKNCQYVVDMVAGEGIHPSDVRIGGMADNISELARKRLYARLKQLKPKLDEHVDLMIGLIADKDLPKGLGVTNAPTLASSRTYGDRTKFDLDRFTEIMPESWYDDAEIGHRACSTIPLYDGVNVEVGPRARAAEFGGFKEEGVVAQHVARAYEMKTALSRAIAILDDLDTSAPAQADFDITGTNKLGIGAIEGPRGLDVHMAQIANGKTQFYSALVPTTWNIPTMGPATEGFHHEFGPHVIRAYDPCLSCATHVIVVDDEDSSVIKNEMVRL, via the coding sequence TTGAGCGAAAGGATTGTTATATCGCCGACATCACGACAAGAAGGACACGCAGAACTTGTCATGGAAGTCGATGATGAAGGAATCGTGACCAAAGGACGATACTTCAGTATTACTCCTGTTAGAGGTCTTGAGAAAATAGTTACAGGCAAAGCTCCAGAAACCGCTCCAGTTATTGTACAGCGGATTTGTGGTGTTTGCCCTATACCTCACACTCTAGCTTCAGTTGAGGCAATTGATGACTCACTGGACATAGAAGTACCTAAAGCAGGACAACAACTACGAGAGTTAACCCTTATGGCCCACGATGTAAACAGCCATGCTATCCACCATTTCCTGATAGCTGCTGATTTCGTACCAGAAAACCTTATGGCTGCTGCCATAAACTCTGTTTCTGAAATCAGGAAAAACTGTCAGTATGTAGTGGACATGGTAGCTGGTGAAGGTATTCACCCATCCGATGTGCGGATTGGAGGAATGGCCGATAACATCAGTGAATTAGCCAGAAAGCGCTTATACGCAAGATTAAAACAATTAAAACCAAAACTCGACGAACATGTTGACTTGATGATTGGTTTAATTGCTGATAAAGACCTACCAAAAGGATTAGGTGTAACAAACGCACCAACTTTAGCCAGTAGCAGAACTTACGGTGACCGGACCAAGTTTGATTTGGACAGATTCACTGAAATCATGCCTGAAAGCTGGTACGATGATGCAGAAATAGGCCACAGGGCTTGCTCCACCATACCATTATACGATGGAGTAAATGTGGAAGTAGGACCAAGAGCCAGAGCTGCAGAATTTGGTGGATTTAAAGAAGAAGGTGTTGTTGCCCAACACGTAGCTCGAGCATATGAGATGAAAACAGCTTTATCCAGAGCAATAGCTATTTTGGATGATCTGGACACTTCTGCTCCTGCTCAAGCTGACTTTGATATAACTGGTACTAATAAATTAGGAATTGGTGCTATTGAAGGACCAAGAGGACTGGATGTGCACATGGCACAAATTGCCAATGGTAAAACTCAGTTCTACAGTGCTTTAGTCCCAACAACCTGGAACATACCAACTATGGGACCTGCAACTGAAGGATTCCACCACGAATTTGGACCCCATGTCATCCGAGCTTATGATCCATGTCTGTCATGTGCTACTCACGTAATTGTAGTAGATGATGAGGACAGTAGTGTCATTAAAAATGAAATGGTCAGACTTTAA
- the map gene encoding type II methionyl aminopeptidase, giving the protein MIESYEKAGKIVSQVREDALKIIKDGLPIIDLVNFVESQIIEKGGFPAFPCNVSINELTAHYTSPPGDETLINSGDLVKLDLGAHVNGYIADSASSILVDGYQDLDKGQYSEDLAQKNLKMIDASREALNNAISTIRAGVELEKIGKVVENTIHDYGFKPVANLTGHSMEQWILHSGLSIPNIGEKNGHKLEEGDVLAVEPFATDGVGYVTDMHQTYIFRFLRDRPMRMLHAKKVLGNIKSEYKILPFAERWLLDSFDEKRLTSSMRVLIKSRAIYPYHVLREKSGAWVSQAEHTVIVESDGCKIITE; this is encoded by the coding sequence ATGATAGAATCCTATGAAAAAGCAGGAAAAATTGTTTCTCAAGTTAGAGAAGATGCATTAAAAATAATTAAAGACGGGCTACCAATAATAGACCTTGTAAATTTTGTAGAAAGTCAGATTATTGAAAAAGGAGGATTTCCTGCTTTTCCATGCAACGTATCTATTAATGAATTAACTGCACATTACACATCCCCTCCTGGAGATGAAACTCTTATTAACTCTGGTGATCTAGTTAAACTGGATCTTGGAGCTCATGTAAATGGTTATATCGCAGATAGTGCATCATCCATCCTGGTCGACGGATATCAAGATCTTGACAAAGGCCAGTACAGTGAGGATCTAGCTCAAAAAAATCTTAAAATGATTGATGCCTCGAGAGAAGCCTTAAACAATGCTATAAGCACCATAAGAGCAGGTGTAGAACTTGAAAAAATCGGCAAAGTGGTAGAAAATACCATTCATGATTATGGCTTTAAACCTGTGGCTAATCTAACTGGGCACAGTATGGAACAGTGGATTCTCCACTCCGGGCTTTCCATTCCCAACATTGGGGAAAAAAATGGCCATAAACTGGAAGAAGGAGATGTTTTAGCAGTGGAACCTTTTGCCACTGATGGAGTAGGCTATGTAACTGATATGCACCAGACATACATTTTCCGTTTCTTAAGGGACAGACCAATGCGAATGCTTCATGCCAAAAAAGTCCTGGGAAATATAAAATCAGAATATAAGATACTACCCTTTGCTGAGCGATGGCTTTTAGATTCATTTGATGAAAAAAGGCTTACTTCATCCATGAGAGTATTAATCAAATCACGAGCAATATATCCTTATCATGTTCTTAGAGAAAAGAGTGGGGCCTGGGTTTCTCAAGCGGAACATACAGTTATTGTTGAATCGGATGGTTGTAAAATTATTACTGAATAA
- a CDS encoding peptidase propeptide domain-containing protein, which yields MINSKILVSVVIVLMIGVAAAGYQISQTPQLWQLTTPQSSDSSSQGDSQSSSSPSDVVQGQSSGSSSSSVSSQGSSSSGGSSVKVSSSEAKKIAEGYIQQEGAVAGTPVIKTIGGKKVYVVPVQMNGENVGEIYIDPSTGKNVGGAGGAP from the coding sequence ATGATAAACTCAAAAATATTAGTATCAGTGGTCATCGTACTTATGATAGGTGTAGCCGCAGCCGGTTATCAAATAAGTCAGACCCCACAATTATGGCAGTTAACTACTCCACAAAGTAGTGATAGTTCAAGTCAAGGCGACTCTCAATCTTCTTCCAGTCCTTCTGATGTAGTTCAGGGCCAAAGTAGTGGATCCAGTTCTTCATCTGTAAGTTCACAGGGAAGTAGTAGTAGCGGAGGTTCAAGTGTGAAAGTGTCATCATCAGAGGCTAAAAAAATAGCTGAAGGATACATCCAACAAGAAGGAGCCGTTGCCGGAACTCCAGTAATAAAAACCATCGGCGGGAAAAAAGTTTACGTAGTTCCAGTACAAATGAACGGCGAGAATGTAGGTGAGATCTACATTGATCCTAGTACTGGTAAAAATGTAGGAGGTGCCGGAGGTGCGCCCTAA
- the frhD gene encoding coenzyme F420-reducing hydrogenase, FrhD protein has product MPYDAEILVVGCGNVLFKDDGFGPAVIESLEEYFKENEDERPDNVMFIDAGTGGPHFVFSLPHDSWKKMIVVDIVEFKAEPGTLRKFEVDEIPKGSYENMHSWPVNQPLHELNEKIDVMVIGCKPEEISAPDVVMGLSPSIEKAIPEAIKMILKEIGV; this is encoded by the coding sequence ATGCCATACGATGCAGAGATATTAGTTGTCGGATGCGGAAATGTTCTTTTTAAGGACGACGGATTCGGCCCAGCAGTGATTGAGTCACTTGAAGAATATTTCAAAGAAAACGAAGACGAGCGACCAGATAATGTCATGTTTATTGATGCCGGAACGGGAGGCCCCCATTTCGTATTTTCACTTCCCCACGATTCCTGGAAAAAAATGATCGTGGTGGATATTGTAGAATTTAAAGCAGAACCAGGCACGCTGAGGAAATTCGAAGTGGATGAAATCCCCAAAGGATCTTATGAAAACATGCATTCCTGGCCAGTGAACCAGCCATTACATGAACTCAATGAAAAAATTGATGTTATGGTTATTGGATGTAAACCAGAAGAAATCTCTGCCCCTGATGTGGTCATGGGACTTAGTCCCTCTATTGAAAAAGCTATTCCCGAAGCCATTAAAATGATTTTAAAGGAGATAGGGGTTTAG